A region of Fimbriimonadaceae bacterium DNA encodes the following proteins:
- the flgB gene encoding Flagellar basal body rod protein FlgB, protein MREGNFVRILDNLYEPHLGRLQQSMALASKRQSLLTANLANVNTPGYKRQDMDFHLVLDSFTEKFPRLAEWKHLGEGNVTTGGAIRIDGNGVDMEREVVGLAETELRFEALTQATAGYFAGLKNVIREGR, encoded by the coding sequence ATGCGCGAGGGCAACTTCGTGCGAATTCTGGACAACCTATACGAACCACACCTGGGTCGGCTACAGCAGTCGATGGCCCTGGCATCCAAGCGGCAAAGCCTGCTAACCGCCAATCTTGCGAATGTGAACACGCCTGGCTACAAGCGCCAGGACATGGATTTTCACTTGGTGCTGGACTCGTTCACCGAGAAATTTCCGCGGCTCGCCGAATGGAAGCATCTTGGCGAGGGCAACGTAACCACCGGCGGCGCAATCCGCATCGACGGCAATGGCGTCGATATGGAACGGGAAGTCGTGGGTCTTGCCGAAACGGAGCTCCGATTTGAAGCGCTTACGCAGGCTACGGCTGGATACTTCGCCGGGCTTAAGAACGTGATTCGGGAGGGTAGATAA
- the flgC gene encoding Flagellar basal-body rod protein FlgC, producing the protein MSLNSAMRVSATGLTAERFRMDVISVNIANANSSRVNGKEPYRRRDVELIGDANGVKISRIVEDKGPFVMKFEPGNPNADAEGMVLYSNVEPVSEMVNMIGASRAYEANIAAFNAVKGMIRSALTIGKV; encoded by the coding sequence ATGTCTCTAAACTCTGCCATGCGCGTCAGCGCAACCGGCCTGACCGCCGAGCGATTTCGAATGGATGTCATTTCCGTGAATATCGCCAACGCGAACAGCTCCCGGGTCAACGGCAAGGAACCGTATCGTCGTCGCGACGTCGAGTTGATCGGAGACGCCAACGGCGTAAAGATCAGTCGCATCGTCGAGGACAAGGGCCCTTTCGTGATGAAGTTTGAACCTGGCAACCCTAATGCCGATGCGGAAGGAATGGTCCTCTACAGCAATGTGGAGCCCGTAAGCGAGATGGTCAACATGATCGGCGCCAGCCGGGCATACGAAGCCAACATCGCGGCATTCAACGCTGTAAAGGGCATGATTCGGAGCGCACTGACAATCGGCAAGGTCTAA
- the fliE gene encoding Flagellar hook-basal body complex protein FliE, translated as MRINPTQSGLAGPAGPAKPQTGSSEDFGQTLMDVLKEVNSIQADSRRVQTDFMTGQNGVEYHDLMIAMEKASVAMQLTLQVRNKLLEAYQEINRIQI; from the coding sequence ATGCGCATCAATCCCACGCAATCCGGCCTGGCAGGACCTGCCGGCCCGGCAAAGCCACAGACTGGAAGTTCTGAGGACTTTGGGCAAACCCTGATGGACGTCCTGAAGGAGGTCAATTCGATCCAGGCGGATAGCCGCCGGGTCCAGACCGACTTTATGACGGGTCAGAACGGCGTGGAATACCACGACCTCATGATTGCGATGGAGAAGGCGAGCGTTGCGATGCAGCTTACGTTGCAGGTTCGCAATAAGCTCCTCGAAGCCTATCAGGAGATCAATCGGATTCAGATCTGA